A part of Limihaloglobus sulfuriphilus genomic DNA contains:
- a CDS encoding ASKHA domain-containing protein: protein MTEIIVEPSGKIINCEPGQKLSEALSRAGIDIPMPCGGAGTCGKCLVRIIEGHSQPQPAETKLLTKEQIAMNFRLACQTTVTGDMRIRLTESRDSLPHQILTDSSTNGRRHIFAAVKKTYVELPEPSLEDGRSDLRRLCEAVCQKDCKPPKVGLKTLRRLPAVLREAQFKGTATVCQNKLIDFEPGDTTDNCYGVAVDIGTTTVAAAILDLTNGDRLAVDSALNPQVKCGDDVVSRINYCGSEPEGLKTIQTLIVNCMRTLIQNLCEKTGVQPDNIYEVTIAGNTTMEQLFTGVDPKSIGEMPFVSTFSRGLLLEAEDFALPVNEAARVYLFPIIGGFVGGDTSACILSSEIYNEKECVLMVDIGTNGEIILLAGGKLYAASTAAGPALEGARISKGMRAAAGAIDRVNIENDDIAFTVIGGAEPVGICGSALIDAIAILLEINVMNQTGQMISPENSDGLPPKIAARITKGDNGQSEFLIAQTPQGEKITLTQKDVREFQLAVGAIRAGVNIMLKKAGVGFEDVSKMLLAGGFGSFIRRSRAQRAGLLPLEIDREKIDYIGNASLAGAELGLLSIKARDLIDSICGKIEHIELSLDTDFQMEFASAMIFPG from the coding sequence ATGACAGAAATAATAGTAGAACCTTCGGGCAAAATCATAAACTGTGAACCGGGACAGAAACTATCAGAGGCCCTCAGCCGGGCCGGTATTGATATCCCCATGCCCTGCGGCGGCGCGGGTACGTGCGGCAAATGCCTTGTGCGGATAATTGAGGGGCACAGCCAACCCCAGCCGGCAGAGACAAAACTGCTCACCAAAGAGCAGATCGCAATGAATTTCCGCCTGGCCTGCCAGACCACGGTTACAGGCGATATGCGGATACGCCTGACCGAAAGCAGAGACAGCCTGCCCCACCAGATACTCACTGACAGCAGCACAAACGGCCGGCGGCATATATTCGCAGCAGTTAAGAAGACATACGTCGAACTGCCGGAGCCGAGCCTGGAAGACGGCAGAAGCGATCTTCGCCGCCTGTGTGAGGCAGTATGTCAAAAAGACTGCAAACCGCCAAAGGTCGGGCTCAAAACCCTCCGCCGCCTGCCCGCTGTACTGCGTGAAGCTCAATTTAAGGGCACCGCGACAGTCTGCCAGAACAAGCTGATAGATTTTGAGCCGGGCGATACCACCGACAATTGCTATGGTGTCGCGGTTGATATAGGAACAACCACCGTTGCCGCGGCGATACTTGACCTCACAAACGGTGACCGTCTCGCGGTTGATTCGGCATTGAATCCGCAGGTAAAATGCGGCGATGATGTCGTCAGCAGAATCAACTACTGCGGCAGCGAGCCTGAAGGGCTCAAAACAATCCAGACACTGATTGTCAACTGTATGCGAACACTGATACAGAACCTCTGCGAAAAAACCGGAGTACAACCCGATAATATATACGAAGTTACCATCGCCGGCAACACGACAATGGAACAGCTTTTCACCGGAGTTGACCCGAAATCCATTGGGGAGATGCCGTTTGTCTCCACTTTTTCACGCGGGCTGCTGCTCGAAGCCGAGGATTTTGCCCTGCCGGTCAATGAAGCGGCCAGGGTGTACTTATTCCCCATTATCGGAGGCTTTGTCGGCGGCGATACCAGCGCGTGTATTCTCTCCAGTGAAATATACAACGAAAAAGAATGTGTGCTGATGGTTGATATCGGCACAAACGGCGAGATTATACTCTTAGCCGGCGGGAAACTCTACGCCGCCTCCACCGCGGCAGGGCCGGCACTCGAAGGTGCACGGATATCAAAAGGCATGCGGGCGGCTGCCGGCGCGATTGACAGGGTAAACATCGAAAATGACGACATCGCATTTACCGTTATCGGCGGCGCAGAGCCGGTCGGAATCTGCGGAAGCGCACTCATAGACGCCATCGCGATCCTGCTCGAGATCAACGTGATGAACCAGACCGGACAGATGATAAGCCCGGAAAACTCAGACGGGCTGCCTCCGAAAATCGCCGCACGCATAACAAAAGGCGATAACGGACAGTCTGAATTTCTGATAGCACAAACACCGCAGGGCGAGAAGATAACCCTGACACAAAAAGACGTTCGAGAGTTCCAGCTCGCGGTCGGGGCTATCCGCGCCGGCGTCAATATAATGCTCAAAAAAGCGGGCGTCGGGTTTGAAGATGTTTCAAAGATGCTCCTGGCAGGCGGCTTCGGCAGCTTTATCAGAAGAAGCCGCGCACAGAGAGCGGGACTGCTGCCGCTGGAGATTGACCGCGAAAAGATCGACTACATAGGCAACGCCTCGCTGGCCGGGGCAGAGCTGGGGCTGCTCTCAATAAAAGCACGCGATCTGATTGATTCTATCTGCGGTAAGATCGAACATATCGAGCTCTCACTCGACACCGATTTTCAGATGGAATTCGCCTCGGCTATGATTTTCCCGGGATAA
- the rpsM gene encoding 30S ribosomal protein S13: protein MPRIIGIDIPNNKQVYFALTYIQGIGKHFSAQILEKAEVEPTIKAGDLTEDQVSRIAQIITNDYVVDGQYRRQVSQSINRLKEISCYRGLRHRRGMPVRGQNTQSNARTRKGRKKTVAGKKSVKALR, encoded by the coding sequence ATGCCTCGTATAATAGGTATTGACATACCAAATAATAAGCAGGTATATTTCGCTTTGACCTATATTCAGGGTATTGGTAAGCATTTTTCGGCCCAGATACTCGAAAAAGCAGAAGTAGAACCTACAATCAAAGCCGGTGACCTCACAGAGGACCAGGTAAGCCGCATTGCGCAGATCATCACCAACGATTATGTTGTTGACGGTCAGTACAGGCGTCAGGTATCCCAGAGCATCAACCGTCTCAAGGAAATCTCATGCTACAGGGGTCTTCGCCACCGCCGCGGAATGCCCGTCAGGGGCCAGAATACCCAGAGTAATGCCCGTACACGTAAGGGACGTAAGAAAACCGTTGCCGGCAAGAAGAGCGTTAAGGCATTGCGTTAA
- a CDS encoding UTP--glucose-1-phosphate uridylyltransferase, producing MLNFEQIQEKLSSINQQHLLKYWDELPQAGQQSFLAELSELDFESIPDWIQNYVTDNKQGQIPSDLKPAPYYPANPREADQARTLGRRLISEGKVGAFVVAGGQGTRLGYDGPKGCYPVSPIRKKPLFQIFAENILAARRRYNAVIPWYIMTSPLNNDATVKFFEDNGWFGLGEETVFIFMQGTMPNFDFDGKILLADKGSLAKSPDGHGGSLKALHRSGASAHMAKFGVEYISYFQVDNPLIKIIDPLFIGLHALSNAEMSSKALKKREPLEKVGNFCLVDGRVTVIEYSDLPEDEAAAVNPDGSLRFELGSIAIHIINRSFVERLCQGGSFRLPLHRAVKKIPCLNENGELAEPAEENGVKLETFVFDALPLARRSIILETLREEEFAPVKNAQGKDSPEVTAKMLSERAARWISSAGVEVPECTIDMSPLFAAMPEEIDTAKLPDFKPGGEYVLE from the coding sequence ATGCTTAACTTTGAACAGATACAGGAAAAATTATCATCAATAAACCAGCAGCATCTGCTCAAATACTGGGACGAACTGCCCCAGGCCGGGCAGCAGTCTTTTCTTGCAGAGCTATCCGAGCTGGATTTTGAAAGCATCCCCGACTGGATACAGAATTACGTCACTGACAACAAACAGGGGCAAATCCCCTCCGATTTAAAACCCGCGCCGTACTATCCGGCAAACCCGCGTGAAGCCGACCAGGCACGGACGCTGGGCCGGCGGCTTATCAGCGAGGGCAAGGTCGGCGCATTCGTCGTTGCCGGCGGCCAGGGCACACGCCTGGGCTACGACGGGCCCAAAGGCTGTTATCCGGTCAGCCCGATAAGGAAAAAGCCGCTGTTCCAGATATTCGCAGAGAACATCCTCGCCGCCCGGCGAAGGTATAACGCGGTGATACCGTGGTATATCATGACCAGCCCGCTCAACAACGACGCGACAGTCAAATTTTTCGAGGATAACGGCTGGTTCGGCCTGGGCGAGGAGACGGTGTTTATCTTTATGCAGGGAACCATGCCCAATTTTGATTTTGACGGCAAAATCCTGCTGGCCGACAAGGGAAGCCTGGCAAAATCGCCCGACGGCCACGGCGGCAGCCTCAAGGCTCTACACCGCAGCGGGGCGAGTGCCCACATGGCAAAATTCGGTGTTGAATACATCAGCTATTTCCAGGTGGACAACCCGCTTATAAAGATTATAGACCCGCTTTTTATCGGCCTGCACGCTTTAAGCAACGCCGAGATGTCTTCAAAAGCCCTCAAAAAACGCGAGCCGCTTGAAAAGGTCGGAAACTTTTGCCTGGTTGACGGGCGGGTAACGGTTATCGAGTATTCAGACCTGCCCGAAGATGAAGCCGCGGCGGTAAACCCCGATGGTTCGCTGCGTTTTGAGCTCGGCTCGATAGCCATTCACATCATCAACCGCTCGTTTGTGGAGCGTCTATGCCAGGGCGGCAGTTTCCGCCTGCCGCTGCACAGGGCGGTCAAGAAGATTCCCTGTCTTAATGAAAACGGTGAGTTGGCTGAGCCGGCAGAGGAAAACGGCGTTAAACTCGAGACTTTTGTATTCGATGCCCTGCCGCTTGCACGCAGGTCAATTATCCTCGAAACGCTGCGGGAAGAGGAGTTCGCCCCTGTAAAAAACGCCCAAGGCAAGGACAGCCCGGAGGTAACGGCAAAGATGCTCAGTGAACGCGCCGCCAGGTGGATCAGCTCCGCCGGCGTAGAAGTGCCGGAGTGTACAATAGATATGAGCCCGCTGTTCGCCGCCATGCCCGAGGAGATCGACACAGCTAAACTGCCCGATTTCAAACCCGGCGGCGAATACGTGCTTGAATAA
- the map gene encoding type I methionyl aminopeptidase — MAIVIRSSREIAKVKESGMIVGEVLSKMKNTARLGMSTAELNEIAEQVLKDTGSVGLFKGVDGGPGVRPFPAVTCISINEQVVHGIPSPKRLLAEGDIVSVDFGVKRGGYCGDAATTFGIGRVSSDKQHLMDVTRKVLDIAVEMIRPGIRWSRIAAKMQQAAESAGCSVVRDLVGHGIGTELHADPQVPNYAGWGSNMSDFTLKQGMIIAVEPMITLGGYKIRTLNDGWTVVTADGSPAAHYEHTIAVVKDGCEVLTLN, encoded by the coding sequence ATGGCGATTGTTATCCGCAGCAGCAGAGAAATTGCCAAAGTCAAAGAAAGCGGCATGATTGTCGGCGAAGTTCTTTCAAAAATGAAAAATACTGCCCGCCTGGGCATGAGTACAGCAGAGCTAAATGAAATAGCCGAGCAGGTACTCAAAGACACCGGGTCTGTAGGCCTGTTCAAAGGCGTTGACGGCGGGCCGGGTGTAAGACCGTTTCCCGCGGTTACCTGTATTTCAATAAATGAGCAGGTTGTCCACGGGATACCATCTCCTAAGCGGCTTTTAGCTGAAGGCGATATTGTCAGCGTAGATTTCGGCGTTAAAAGAGGCGGCTATTGCGGAGACGCTGCCACGACCTTCGGTATCGGCCGGGTCAGCAGTGATAAACAGCACCTGATGGATGTTACCAGAAAGGTTCTCGATATTGCCGTTGAAATGATACGCCCGGGCATCAGATGGAGCAGGATTGCCGCTAAGATGCAGCAGGCCGCAGAAAGTGCAGGCTGCTCGGTTGTGCGAGACCTTGTCGGCCACGGCATCGGAACAGAGCTTCACGCCGACCCGCAGGTGCCAAACTATGCCGGCTGGGGCTCGAATATGAGCGATTTTACCCTTAAACAGGGTATGATTATCGCTGTCGAGCCGATGATAACTCTGGGCGGTTATAAAATACGAACATTGAATGACGGTTGGACTGTCGTTACTGCAGACGGCAGCCCGGCAGCTCATTATGAGCATACTATCGCTGTAGTAAAAGACGGATGCGAAGTTTTAACTTTGAATTAA
- a CDS encoding type II secretion system protein produces the protein MRTYRTPKKAFTLIELLVVISIIAVLMGVMLPAISRVRERARRVECISNIRQCLLMGGMYASDNNQKLPVGNIWGDETREEGWLDVSFKMALTLAVQYGATEEMAMCKSWHFEKDQYFYEPPAVNDENFRVGGTRLGYNYYGARFDQPGSIYSPKMADGKIYKSPSKISDLGTERCTSPTLMTCFHWDSITAGGSWGAKIPHTRGGKGVYIEPGSDKISPKPEGLVMGFLDNSAAWVKWEKLDWIEQAGTNRLYFSRH, from the coding sequence ATGCGCACATACAGAACACCGAAAAAGGCTTTTACACTGATTGAGCTGCTTGTAGTAATATCGATTATCGCCGTGCTGATGGGGGTTATGCTTCCCGCAATCTCGCGGGTTCGCGAAAGGGCCCGCCGCGTTGAGTGCATATCAAACATAAGGCAATGTCTGCTTATGGGGGGCATGTACGCAAGTGATAACAACCAAAAACTGCCTGTTGGTAACATCTGGGGAGATGAAACCAGGGAAGAAGGCTGGCTTGACGTAAGTTTCAAGATGGCCCTCACCCTTGCCGTGCAGTACGGCGCGACAGAAGAGATGGCGATGTGCAAATCATGGCATTTTGAGAAAGATCAGTATTTTTATGAGCCCCCCGCGGTTAATGATGAAAACTTCCGTGTCGGCGGCACGCGGCTCGGCTATAACTACTACGGTGCGCGTTTTGATCAGCCCGGGAGTATATACAGCCCGAAAATGGCGGACGGGAAAATATACAAATCCCCCTCCAAAATCTCTGACCTGGGAACGGAAAGATGTACCAGCCCGACACTTATGACCTGCTTTCACTGGGACAGCATCACCGCGGGCGGATCCTGGGGAGCCAAGATTCCACATACACGCGGCGGCAAGGGTGTTTACATTGAGCCAGGTTCAGATAAAATATCGCCCAAACCCGAAGGGCTGGTAATGGGCTTTCTGGACAACTCCGCTGCCTGGGTCAAATGGGAAAAGCTCGACTGGATAGAACAGGCCGGCACGAATCGGCTCTATTTCAGCCGGCACTAA
- the rplQ gene encoding 50S ribosomal protein L17 has translation MRHKVRGRHLSRTSEHRLAMRRNMASSLFEHETISTTVPKAKEVRRFAEKLISLAKKGDLAARRRAIALLNDRGIFEDVDGEMVKKGTVIGKLFSEIGPKYLDRPGGYTRIIKLSKRRIGDASPLCLLQLVEAGSGKEEKTPKKKAKPAAAPKAEKAAAEEAPAQSQEPATEAEQAPEPEAAEEKKTQ, from the coding sequence ATGCGTCATAAAGTAAGAGGACGTCATTTAAGCAGGACAAGCGAGCACAGACTTGCGATGCGACGTAACATGGCTAGCTCGCTTTTCGAACACGAAACCATTTCGACAACCGTGCCCAAGGCCAAAGAGGTCAGGCGCTTTGCCGAGAAGCTGATATCACTTGCCAAGAAGGGCGACCTGGCTGCGCGGCGGCGTGCTATTGCTCTGCTCAACGACCGCGGAATTTTCGAGGATGTTGACGGAGAAATGGTTAAAAAAGGCACCGTCATCGGAAAGCTCTTCAGTGAAATCGGGCCCAAATACCTCGACAGGCCCGGCGGATACACCCGTATTATAAAGCTCTCCAAAAGGCGTATCGGTGATGCCAGCCCGCTTTGTCTGCTCCAGCTCGTAGAAGCCGGCAGCGGCAAAGAAGAGAAAACTCCAAAGAAAAAGGCAAAACCCGCCGCAGCGCCAAAGGCTGAAAAAGCTGCCGCAGAAGAAGCGCCGGCACAATCCCAGGAGCCCGCGACCGAAGCTGAACAGGCACCAGAGCCGGAGGCAGCTGAGGAGAAAAAGACTCAGTAA
- the infA gene encoding translation initiation factor IF-1, giving the protein MAKSEAIKIEGKVLEALPNAVFRVELENGHKIIAHVSGKMRMHFIRILPGDTVTVEMSPYDLTKGRIVLRS; this is encoded by the coding sequence ATGGCAAAATCAGAAGCTATAAAAATTGAAGGCAAGGTGCTTGAAGCACTGCCAAATGCGGTATTCCGCGTGGAACTTGAAAACGGGCATAAGATAATTGCCCATGTTTCGGGTAAGATGCGTATGCATTTTATCAGGATTCTGCCCGGTGATACTGTTACTGTTGAGATGAGTCCTTATGACCTTACAAAAGGCAGGATCGTTCTCAGGAGTTAG
- the rpsK gene encoding 30S ribosomal protein S11, with the protein MAKSVRRRVKKNIPKAIVHIKASFNNTLVVFTDPEGGAISQDSGGSVGFKGSRKSTPFAAQRAAEQASYKAKRHGVNEVEVRLNGPGSGRESAITAIQSAGIRIASIEDVTALPHNGCRPSKRRRV; encoded by the coding sequence ATGGCTAAAAGTGTAAGACGCAGAGTAAAAAAGAACATCCCAAAGGCGATCGTTCATATCAAGGCAAGTTTTAATAATACGCTTGTCGTGTTCACTGACCCCGAAGGCGGGGCTATTTCCCAGGACTCCGGCGGTTCTGTCGGCTTCAAGGGCTCTCGTAAGAGTACCCCCTTCGCCGCACAGCGTGCCGCCGAACAGGCCTCATACAAGGCCAAACGCCACGGCGTAAACGAAGTGGAAGTCCGCCTCAACGGTCCGGGTTCCGGGCGTGAATCGGCTATTACTGCCATTCAGTCCGCCGGCATCAGGATCGCCTCGATTGAGGATGTTACGGCACTGCCGCATAATGGATGTCGTCCGAGTAAACGCCGCCGCGTATAA
- the rpmJ gene encoding 50S ribosomal protein L36 — MKVRSSVKRICENCKVIRRKGVVRVICSADPRHKQRQG, encoded by the coding sequence ATGAAAGTAAGAAGCTCAGTAAAACGAATATGTGAAAACTGCAAGGTCATACGCCGCAAGGGTGTGGTCCGTGTAATTTGTTCAGCAGACCCTCGCCACAAGCAGAGGCAGGGATAA
- a CDS encoding DNA-directed RNA polymerase subunit alpha, translating to MRIIWRGLELPTRLEMDPEVSNETYGRFIAEPFERGFGTTIGNSLRRVLLSSLEGAAVTSVKIKGADHEFCSLTGVLEDVTNIILNVKKIIIVMDNDVPQTLTVKAKKAGEVTAGMIEGDSTVRIINPDQVIATLTEDVEFEMELNIEKGRGYSAARERIAEADRYEQEHGLIEIDAIYSPVVRVRYRTEDTRVGQRTNYDKLILEIWTDGSTSPDMALVESAKILRKHINPFVQFSDLGEETVEEEVVITDQKEEQEKMDEELRKKLEMSVNELDLSVRANNCLESIKVDTVGELVKLTEAELLKVRSFGKTSLREIQRKLEDYGLSLGMTDIDY from the coding sequence ATGAGAATAATATGGAGAGGTCTTGAACTTCCGACAAGACTTGAAATGGACCCGGAAGTCTCAAACGAGACTTACGGCCGCTTTATCGCCGAACCGTTTGAACGCGGTTTCGGTACAACCATCGGAAACAGCCTCAGGCGTGTTCTGCTATCGTCCCTTGAGGGCGCAGCAGTTACCAGCGTCAAGATAAAAGGTGCCGACCATGAGTTTTGCAGCCTGACCGGCGTTCTTGAAGATGTAACCAATATCATCCTCAACGTCAAAAAAATTATCATTGTCATGGACAATGATGTGCCCCAGACTCTCACCGTTAAGGCCAAAAAGGCCGGTGAAGTTACCGCCGGCATGATCGAGGGCGATTCCACCGTACGGATAATCAACCCGGACCAGGTGATCGCCACCCTTACAGAAGATGTCGAGTTCGAGATGGAACTCAACATCGAGAAGGGCCGCGGCTATTCGGCTGCAAGAGAACGTATCGCAGAGGCTGACAGGTACGAACAGGAACACGGACTTATTGAGATAGATGCTATTTACTCACCCGTTGTTCGTGTAAGATACCGCACCGAGGATACCCGTGTCGGTCAGCGTACCAACTACGATAAACTGATCCTCGAGATATGGACCGACGGTTCTACCTCGCCGGATATGGCGCTTGTAGAATCGGCCAAGATTCTGCGTAAGCATATTAACCCCTTCGTACAGTTCTCCGATCTTGGAGAAGAAACTGTCGAAGAGGAAGTTGTAATAACCGATCAGAAAGAAGAGCAGGAAAAAATGGACGAAGAGCTTCGCAAGAAACTCGAGATGTCTGTAAATGAGCTCGATCTTTCCGTTCGTGCGAATAACTGCCTTGAGTCGATCAAGGTCGATACAGTTGGTGAGCTGGTAAAACTTACCGAGGCGGAGCTTTTGAAGGTTCGCAGCTTCGGCAAAACCAGCCTTCGTGAGATCCAGAGAAAACTCGAAGACTACGGGCTTTCGCTGGGTATGACAGATATAGATTACTAA
- the uvrB gene encoding excinuclease ABC subunit UvrB, whose protein sequence is MTDFRIHSQFEPAGDQPAAIDSLVRGVIAGKKGQVLLGVTGSGKTYTMAHVIKRLGRPALVISHNKTLAAQLYEEFKELFPDNAVEYFVSYYDYYQPEAYIPQRDIYIEKDASRNDDLDRLRLSATTSLMSRDDVIVVSSVSCIYGLGSPEDYKNSMVAVCVGDNVERDDVLGLLADIQYDRNDMDFARGTFRVRGDVIEIWPSYESFAYRIEFFGDEIEAIHYINPTSGKVLASESRAFIYPAVHYVMPPDRIESAVESIGTELEQRLMELRREGKLLEAQRLEARTRYDMEMIQEVGFCSGIENYARHLTGQKPGAKPFTLMDYFPDDFLLIIDESHVTVSQIRAMYAGDRSRKEVLVDHGFRLPSALDNRPLRFGEFEEKLKNVIFVSATPADYELETSRGEVVEQIIRPTGLVDPQIFVYPATGQVEHLEKEIRECVAKGGRVLVTVLTKRLAEDLSAYLAEQGFNCKYLHSEIDTLERVDILRELRMGSFDVLVGINLLREGLDLPEVMMVAILDADKEGFLRSETSLIQTIGRAARNVDSRVLFYADRMTGSMQRAIDETNRRREIQLEYNEKHGITPETIRKEIRKGLAEILRAQKTAREAVSMSESEYDITATAAEIEKEMLKAAQELDFERAAKLRDRLKELKDMPQIEKSIPSAGSNSPTPKKTGKKRKYRRKK, encoded by the coding sequence ATGACAGATTTTCGGATACATTCACAATTTGAACCGGCCGGCGATCAGCCCGCCGCGATTGATTCGCTGGTACGCGGCGTTATCGCGGGCAAAAAAGGTCAGGTTCTGCTCGGAGTTACCGGCAGCGGCAAGACCTACACCATGGCGCATGTCATCAAGCGGCTGGGCAGGCCCGCACTGGTCATCTCACACAACAAGACTCTCGCCGCGCAGCTCTATGAGGAATTCAAGGAACTCTTTCCCGATAACGCGGTAGAGTATTTTGTCAGCTATTATGACTATTACCAGCCCGAAGCCTATATACCGCAAAGAGATATATACATCGAAAAGGACGCCAGCCGCAATGACGACCTCGACCGGCTGCGGCTATCCGCCACGACAAGCCTGATGAGCCGCGATGATGTAATCGTGGTCTCCAGCGTCTCGTGTATCTACGGCTTAGGCTCGCCGGAAGACTACAAAAACAGCATGGTTGCCGTTTGCGTGGGCGATAATGTCGAGCGTGACGATGTTTTGGGCCTGCTGGCGGACATACAGTATGACCGCAACGACATGGATTTTGCACGCGGCACATTCCGTGTCCGCGGCGATGTAATCGAGATCTGGCCGTCTTACGAATCGTTCGCGTACCGTATTGAGTTTTTCGGCGATGAGATAGAGGCGATACACTACATCAACCCAACCTCCGGCAAGGTACTGGCCTCCGAGAGCAGGGCGTTTATTTATCCGGCGGTGCACTATGTTATGCCGCCGGACAGGATAGAGTCCGCTGTCGAGTCTATAGGCACAGAGCTTGAGCAGCGGCTGATGGAGCTGCGCCGCGAGGGCAAACTGCTTGAGGCGCAGCGCCTTGAAGCACGAACCCGCTACGATATGGAGATGATACAGGAAGTCGGATTCTGCAGCGGAATCGAGAACTACGCCCGCCACCTGACCGGCCAGAAGCCCGGGGCAAAACCGTTTACGCTGATGGATTATTTCCCCGATGATTTCCTGCTGATAATCGACGAATCGCATGTTACCGTTTCCCAGATTCGGGCGATGTACGCCGGCGACCGCAGCCGCAAAGAGGTGCTCGTCGATCACGGTTTCCGCCTGCCAAGCGCACTGGACAACAGGCCGCTGCGGTTCGGGGAGTTCGAGGAAAAGCTCAAGAATGTGATATTCGTTTCGGCAACGCCCGCCGACTATGAGCTTGAGACCTCACGCGGCGAGGTAGTCGAGCAGATTATCCGCCCGACGGGGCTTGTTGATCCCCAGATTTTCGTCTATCCGGCAACAGGACAGGTTGAGCACCTGGAAAAAGAAATCAGAGAATGCGTGGCAAAGGGCGGCCGCGTGCTGGTTACGGTACTGACAAAGCGGCTGGCAGAGGACCTCTCGGCGTACCTGGCAGAGCAGGGCTTCAACTGCAAGTACCTGCATAGCGAGATTGATACGCTGGAGCGGGTTGATATACTGCGTGAATTGAGGATGGGCAGCTTTGATGTGCTGGTGGGCATCAACCTGCTGCGGGAGGGGCTTGACCTGCCCGAGGTTATGATGGTTGCGATACTCGATGCCGACAAGGAGGGCTTTCTGCGAAGTGAAACATCGCTGATACAGACAATAGGACGTGCTGCGAGAAACGTGGATTCTCGAGTGCTCTTCTATGCCGACCGCATGACCGGCTCGATGCAACGGGCGATTGACGAGACAAACCGCCGCCGCGAGATACAGCTCGAGTATAACGAAAAACACGGCATAACCCCCGAGACAATCCGCAAGGAGATACGCAAGGGACTCGCCGAGATACTCCGCGCCCAGAAAACCGCTCGCGAGGCCGTTTCAATGAGCGAGAGCGAATACGACATCACCGCCACCGCCGCCGAGATCGAAAAGGAAATGCTAAAAGCCGCCCAAGAGCTGGACTTCGAACGCGCTGCCAAACTCCGCGACCGGCTCAAAGAGCTCAAAGACATGCCCCAGATAGAAAAAAGCATCCCCTCCGCCGGCTCAAATTCCCCAACCCCCAAAAAAACCGGCAAAAAACGAAAATACCGCAGGAAAAAATAG
- a CDS encoding HIT family protein, which produces MYEPDCIFCKIAAGEIPCGKIYEDDDILAFMDINPISDGHILVIPKTHSARVHESNPDVLAKLAAKLPLLASAVIKGLGCSGYNILCNNGAAAGQEVDHVHFHIIPRNPADGVFTRWPKYQYPKGRSEELLEKIKSQLKA; this is translated from the coding sequence ATGTATGAACCCGACTGCATCTTCTGTAAAATTGCCGCCGGCGAAATACCCTGCGGCAAGATATACGAGGACGATGACATTCTCGCTTTTATGGACATAAACCCTATAAGCGACGGACATATACTTGTTATACCAAAGACCCACAGTGCACGGGTGCATGAGAGTAACCCCGATGTGCTTGCAAAGCTCGCCGCGAAGCTGCCCTTACTGGCAAGCGCCGTTATAAAGGGCCTTGGATGCAGCGGATACAATATCCTATGCAACAACGGAGCCGCGGCAGGGCAGGAAGTTGACCATGTTCACTTTCATATAATACCGCGAAACCCGGCTGACGGTGTCTTTACCCGCTGGCCGAAGTATCAATACCCCAAGGGGCGAAGTGAAGAGCTGCTCGAAAAGATTAAATCGCAGCTCAAGGCCTGA